The Papaver somniferum cultivar HN1 chromosome 3, ASM357369v1, whole genome shotgun sequence genome includes a region encoding these proteins:
- the LOC113361404 gene encoding peroxidase 35-like, translating to MGSFKVVTLAVLCVLALNFYVGSAQLKTNFYSKSCPNVESIVKKAVALKFKQTFVTAPATLRLFFHDCMVNGCDASVMIQSTPGNKAEKDHPDNLSLAGDGFDTVIKAKQAVEKQCKNKVSCADILALATRDVIVLTGGKSYPVELGRRDGLKSTASSVHLPSPHQNLNQLNAIFRKVGLNQDDLVALSAAHSIGFSHCKHVEKRLYSWNSKNKVDPTLNAFYATQLKQQCPKNVDPRIAINMDPVTPKKFDIQYYKNLQQGKGLFTSDQVLFTDKRSRPIVNDWAVNAGNFNKAFEIAMTKLGRVGVLTGKQGNIRHSCDAFN from the exons ATGGGTAGCTTCAAGGTTGTTACTCTAGCTGTTCTGTGCGTATTAGCATTGAATTTCTATGTGGGTTCAGCTCAACTTAAGACTAATTTCTACTCCAAATCATGCCCAAATGTGGAAAGTATTGTCAAAAAAGCCGTTGCTTTAAAATTTAAGCAAACTTTTGTTACTGCTCCCGCTACTCTACGTCTATTCTTCCACGATTGTATGGTTAAT GGTTGTGATGCATCAGTGATGATACAATCCACACCAGGTAACAAGGCGGAAAAGGACCATCCTGACAATCTTTCATTGGCTGGAGATGGATTCGATACAGTAATCAAGGCAAAACAAGCTGTTGAAAAGCAGTGCAAGAACAAAGTTTCATGTGCTGACATCCTGGCCTTGGCAACAAGAGATGTTATTGTTCTG ACCGGAGGGAAATCGTACCCTGTTGAATTAGGACGAAGGGATGGATTGAAATCAACTGCATCAAGTGTCCACCTGCCAAGTCCACACCAAAACCTCAACCAGCTTAACGCCATCTTCAGGAAAGTTGGCCTAAATCAAGATGATTTGGTTGCTCTATCAG CTGCACATTCAATAGGGTTTTCTCACTGCAAGCATGTCGAGAAACGTCTATACAGTTGGAACAGCAAAAACAAAGTTGACCCCACATTAAACGCCTTCTATGCAACTCAACTAAAACAACAGTGCCCTAAAAATGTTGATCCTAGAATTGCCATCAACATGGACCCAGTCACACCAAAGAAGTTCGATATTCAATACTACAAGAATCTCCAACAAGGTAAAGGTCTATTCACATCAGACCAAGTTCTCTTTACTGATAAAAGGTCTAGGCCAATTGTTAATGACTGGGCTGTCAATGCTGGTAACTTTAACAAAGCCTTCGAAATTGCCATGACCAAGCTTGGACGTGTTGGGGTTTTGACCGGTAAACAAGGAAACATCCGTCATAGCTGTGACGCTTTCaactaa